A region of the Candidatus Paceibacterota bacterium genome:
TGCCCCCGGCTTTCATCTGCTGCTGGGCGATAATGCGCAGGGGAAGACCAATGTTCTGGAGGCGATCTATCTCATGGCGACGCTGCGGTCGTTTCGCGGCGTGGGCGGCGCGCAGATGATCCGGCATGGACAGAAGGGCTATTTCGCGGGGGGCAGGATCGTCGGGCAAGGGGAACACGACGTCAAGATGTATTGGTCCAGCCGGGAACGAAGCCTGAGCCTGGATAGCCGGCCGGTGCGCAAGCTCAGCGATTACCTGGGGGTGCTGCGCACGGTTGTCTTCTGCACGGAAGACTTGCTATTGGTCAAGGGGGTGGCGCGCGTGCGGCGCCGTTTCATGGACCTGCTGTCATCGCAGACGCATCCCGCCTACCTGCCGCTTTTGCAGCGCTACACGCGGGCGTTGCGCTCCCGCAACGCGCTGCTGAAGCAGCCGGCCCCCGATCCAATGGCGTTGGACAGTTTTTCGCGGGAACTGGTCAAGGCCGGTGAAGAAATCATCCGTCTGCGGCGCGAGCTGGTCCCCAAGTTGTCGCCCCTGGTCCGGCTGGCCTATCGGCGTATTTCGAGCGCGGCGGAGGAACCGCGGCTGGATTATCGGCCGAGCGTCAAGCAGGACTTCGGCGTTGAGCTGGCGCAATCGCGCCGCCGGGAAGGGGTGTATCGCTCGACGCTGATCGGGCCGCACCGGGATGAACTGGAGCTGTTGCTGGACGACCGGCCGGCGGCAGCTTTTGGCAGTGAAGGCCAGAAACGCACGCTGGCCATCGCCCTCAAGCTGGCGCAGGCGGAGTACCTGACCGGCCTTCACGGCTCGCCGCCGGTGTTGCTCATTGACGACATCATGGGCGAACTCGACACGAAGCGCCGGGCTGGCTTCCTGCCGCTGCTGGACCGGGCGGAGCAATCGCGCGGCCAGGTCTTCATGACGGCGACCGAGGCGAGCTGGCCGGAGGGACCCGGGCGCGAAGTCCAGCGCTGGCGAGTGCGGGACGGGACATTGCTCAAAGAAAGCAAGTGACCCGCCGGCGCAGGGCTCAGCGGGGCGCGCCAGCTTGATTGCGGCAGAACTGATCGAGGTCCACGGTTCGCCCTGTCACGCGCGCCTGCTCGGCGGCAAAGGCGATCAGGTGGCTGTGCACCGTCGAAGCGAGCCCCGCTTCCAGCGGCGCCCCCGGCGGGCGGGTCATCTCGTCATAGAGCGCGTTGACCAGGCCCGCGTCGCCACCCCCGTGCAACTCGTAGCCTCCGTCCTCGGCCTGCACAGTGTAGCGCACCGCCTTGCCTTCATGCGCGATGAAGACCAGGTGCGTCCCGAATTGGTGGCGGTACGTCTCGCCGCCCTTGAGCACGCCGCGCGTCCCGTAAATCTCGATATGCCGGCCATTCTCGAACGCGGTCATCGTGAACGTGCCGGTCAATCCGCCTTCGAACTCCAGCGCCAGCACCTGCCGGTCCACGGCGTCGTTGTCGCAGCGGTAAACACAGCGGCCCCAGGGGCTGGTGCGGAGCCAGGCAGTGACTTCGTCCGCTGTGGCCTCCTGCGCGCGGTCATAGACCATGGCCAGCCACGGCGCGCGCATGTCGCCCGCGTATCGAAGCGCGTTGTATGGGCAAGTATCACCTGCCGGGCAGCCGTCGGTGCAGCGTGCCGGGGCTCCCGCCGGAGCCCGCTCACGGCGGAAGTAGTCCAGCGAACCGAAGCTCGCGACTCGCCGGCAGCGCCGCCCCGCCAGCCAATGCACGATATCCATGTCATGGCAGCACTTGGAGAGGATCATCGGGGAGCTTCTCCCCACGACGGACCAGTGTCCGCGCACGAATGAATGCGCCTGGTGCCACGGCATCACCCCTTCGCTGGCCTGGATCGAGGCCAACTCCCCCAGCGCTCCGGAGTCAATGATCTCCTTTACCTTGCGGTAGAAAGCGGCAAAGCGCAGGACGAAGCACACCATCACGCGCCGATCCATCTGGCGGGCCAGGCGCTCGATCTCCAGGACCTGCTCCACGCGTGTTGAGATAGGCTTCTCCAGCAGCACGTTGTACCCCAGCCGCAGGGCGCCCGTGCAGTGGCCGTAGTGATCGTTGTCTTGCGTGGCCACGATGATGAGGTCGGCCAGCTTGCCCGCGGCCAGCAGCGCTTCGGCGCTTGCGAATCCGCGGAACTCCGCCCGGCCCGAGATGCCGCGAATCTTCTCGACCCGCTCGGGCACCGGGTCGGCGCCCGCGACGATCTCAAAGCGATCCGGCCGGCGCGCGGCCAGCGCGGCATAGGTCTGCGCCCGCGCCCCGCACCCGATGCAGGCGAGTTTCAACGGCTTGGCGGTGGCCATAGATTACGGGCACATTTCATCCGCCGCCGCGAAGAATGCAACTATGTTTTCCCATGGCGTCTCCGGCCCCAGCACATGCGCCGGCGCCAGGATCAACCCGCCATCATGCCCCACCTCCCGGATGCGCGCCCGCACCTCCGCCCGCACCTCCGCCGGCGTCCCGAATGGCATCGTCCGCTGCACGCTCACCGTGCCCCAGAAGGATAGCCGGTCGCCGTAGCGCCGTTTGATCGCGGCCGGGTCCATGCACTCGGGCTGGATGGGGTTCAGGATGTCAACCCCGACTTCGATCAGCTCGGGAATCAGCTGCTCGATGTTCCCATCCGAATGGTAGAAAACAAACGCCCCGGGATTAGCCCGTTTCACGGCTCGCGCGGTGGCGGCCAGCCGCGGCTTCAGGAACTTGCGCCACATCTCAATGCTCATCAGCAAGCCCTGCTGCCCCGCGACATCATCGCCGGTGATGATGATGTCAACGCCCGCGCGCGCGAATTGCTCGGCGGCGAACTGCTGCAAAGCCGCCGTCCGCTCGAACAGGTAGTGCGCTCGCTCCGGCGCCGACGCCAGGTCCAGCATCAGGTCCTCCAGTCCACGCAGGTACCAGGCTTGCTCGAATACCGAGCCCGCAAAGGCCGCCACCGCCAGACCCCGCGCATGAAGATCGGCGACACGCTGCCGCAGGCCCCGAAACCGATACGGCTGGTCGAGGTCCGGCCAGGGATACTCCCGCAGCCGGTCGATCGGCACCATTCCGCGCAGCGGCGACTCGACCTGCGCGAAGTGGTGGAACGTGCCCGTCCGCCACCACACTCCCCATTCATCCACCTGGCCGCTCTCCAGTGCCGAACCGGCGGCGGCTTCTCCAAACCACTCGGTGAAGCGGCTTCGCGGCAGCCGGGTCGGTTCGGCAGTCACGCCGGTGATGTCCATGCCGAAGTATTCCCGCGGCGCCTGCGGGGCGCACCTCTCGCGCAGCAACCGCTCGATCGGCGGCGTGTAGCCGATCACCTCCTCGTAGAGCAGCCGCGGCACCCGGTCAATCGCCCGCCGCCCCAGCGCCCCCAGCACTCGTTCCCGTGAGGTCATCATTCCGCCTTGTACTCGCGGCTCTCCCCGCTCCCACGCCGCTTCACCACCACGCACCCCCCGCCCACCTTCACCCCGGTTTGCTCGAACTCCTTCCTCCCGAAGTTGGCGACCACTTCGACCTTGTCACCAAAGACAGTGCGCTGCACCGCCGCATCGGGAGTCAGCCATTCGAAGCCAGTCAGCGGCAGCCACGCCGTCTCCCGGTGCAGCGGGGAAAAGAACTCATAGTGCCGCTTGATTTGCCCCCGGCGCTTCTGGAATTCCGGCACGTTGAGATGATACAGCGGCGGCACCTGGTAAAGCAGCTCCAGCAGCTCCACGGTCCGGGCTTCGTCTTGCGCCTTCAGGCTGGCGAATGACCAATTATGCGTGGCAACCACCGAATCGTGGAACACCGTCTCAAACAACGGCAGCCTGAACCGCGGCTCGAAGTAAATATACCGGTGTTCCTCCTTGAGCGGCACGGGCTTGAAGAAAACGCTGGGCTCGTCCGGCGGGTAGTAGGATCCGAGATAATACTTGGATTGCTTGTTGGTCAGGTCCGGATCGCCCCAGCCAATGACCGGCGTCATTACCCCATGCGCAAAGTGAACCGTCGCGGCCACGCCGGCGGAGCAGCCTTCGGTGCCGATGACCGCGCCATAGGTGTCGCGAATCCACGCCATGCGCGACTTGCGGGCTTGCATGTCCGAAAGCTGCGTGGCGGGATGCCGCTCCGAGTAGTCGTCAAAGTACTCCCCAAAACCGTCGCAGTCTATGAACCACGAGTTGGCATGGAACGCCTTCATCAGGCCCGACACGCGCTTCTCGACGTATGGCCGCGCCGCGTCGGGGCTTAGCAGATACCCTTTCTTCTTGAACCCGCGCCGCTTCGTGCCGTCGGCGTTGACAATGGCGCCGGTCGCATACAGCGCCGCGTCGAACTGCGCGGTCTCCCAGGTGTCCGGCTCGTTCGGCCGGTGAATGCTGTGATACGAATCGTAAGGGCCGATCAGGAATCCCGCTTGCTTCGCAGCCGATACCGTCCCCGGCCGGTCCAGGAATCCTCCCCAGTCGTCGCTGCCCAGCCACAGGCGATCCAAGCCCGCCGCCGCAAGCTGCTGGATCATTTTGGGCGAGGTCCCATTGCCCCAGGTATCAGGTCTGTTCAGCAGGCCCGGGAATGCCGCCGCCAGCAAGTGCGAGTTCAGCCGGCAGAGATCCGCCCGGCTCAACTTGCTGCGGTCGGACTTCAGGAGGGAGGCGATGTCCGGCTCCAGCGCGACGGCTTGCCACGTCGCCACGTCGCCAAACTGCGGCTGCCGGAGCAGGCGGTTGAGGGCCTCGATGACTTGCGACTTCTGGTAACGGTCCGGCCACTGCGCCTCGAGGATTTGGCTGACCATCGCCTTGGCCTCCGGCTTTAGCAGGCCCCAAATCCGCCGGGCAGGCGGCGGCCCGGAAGCTGCGTCCCCGTCCTTCAGCGCCCGGGCAAGCCCTTTCCAATCGGCGACATCAGACGGGTCGAGCGGCTCACTGCCCCAGAGATAAACATGCGCCGCGCCGGGCAGTTTCCCGGCTTCAGGCGTCTTCCGCACCTTGTCGCTGAAGCTGACGAACTCGTCGTGCTCCATAAGCCATTGCCGATACCGCCGGGCTGGTTCGACCAGTGAATTGGTTCCCAACTCGAAGACCACCGCGTATTCTTTCACCGGGTGGTTGCGGGTGAACTGGTGCGTCAGGCGCGCCTCCAGCGTGTTGTCCGGCGCGCGAACAAACTGCAGTTGGTTATTGAAAGGGTTGGTCAGGATGCACGTCAGCGTCCACGTCCGCGGCCACGGTTGAGACGCGACAGCCAAGCGATACTCCAGTCCCACGAAGGGCATGGTGAGATCCGCGGTGGTGTTCATCACAGCCTGACTGGTTAGAAATCTCTCCCAATTCGTGTCGCCGCACGGCGCATACACGCCTTCAGAGAGCGGCAGAATCCAGCCCGAGGCCGGGGCGCGCGCGGGAAGGATGGGAAAGGTGAACTCACCAGGCTCCGCCGCCAGGACATGGATCGAAAGGCGGGTTTCCTCCATTGCGAGGCTCAGGGAGATCTGGCGGTCGGGAAACGACCACCGGGCCTTGCTTGGATTCATGTCGCGGTCAAAGATCAGATTGGCCACTCGGCCAAGATTGGTCTGGGCCGCGGACACCACTACCTCACGCAGGTTGCCGCTTCTCAGCGCGACTTCCAGGGTGGCCGGATCAAACCGGGCGACGGAGTTGGTGCTTTGGATGTAGTAGCCGCCTCTGGCAGGTAATCCTCCAGGAAACAGTGCCCCCAGCAATAACAGCAGCGCACCACCTCCGTGGCCCCACTTGGCGAAAGGCATCTTGGCGAATCGCGCTCAGCGGCCCCGGCCGCCCGCGCGACCCCCCCCACCGCCACTTCGGCCGCCAAACGAGACCGCATGCCCGCCAAAGCCACCCCCGCGCCCGCCGGCGGAAATCGCTCGGCTGCCGGAACTGCCGCCGCTGCGGAACCCGCCACCAGTGCTGGTGAAGGCGGCCGGTCGCGCAACGGCACCGGCCGAGCGGAACCCGCTGCCCGGCGCCGGACGGGAAATTGTGTGCGGGCCCGGCCTGGCCAAGGAGCGCCCGCCCGAATAATGCGGGTAGCCGTGAGAGCCGCCCCGGCCGTAGTAGCCACTGTGGCCGTAATGACCGCCACGTCCCCAGTAGCCGCTATAGCCACAGTAGTTGCCGCCGCCGTGACGCCCCCAGTACGGGTAGCGGTAACCACAGTATCCGCGATACGGGTAGCAGCCGTAAGAGAACGACAGCGCGGGCCAGTAATACGGCCACGAATAACCCCAGTTGTAGTAGCTGTAGTCGTATGCGGGATACGCATAGGAGTAGTAGGTCGGATACGCGTAAGTTGCCGCCGGGGCGCTGTAAGCGTAACTGGCGTAAGCCGGAGCATACTGGGCGGCCGCGCCCGAATTGTCCCGCGGCGCTGCGGCAACCGCTGTCGCCGGCCCGGCCCGCTGCGCCTGCGCCCTGACCTCCGCCCCGCGCTCCAGCATCGCCGTGAGAATCTCCGGCTTCACGCCGCGTTCCTTCAAGGCGATGATTTCCGCCGCGCTGGGATTGTAGGCAACCGAAGAGTTCCTGATGAAAGTGGTGATGACCCCGGTGTCGACTTTCGCATCTGCGAGCTTCAACACGTCCGCGATGCCGGCCGAGTATGTCGCCACGGGAGCGCCCGGCGCCACGGCCGTGCTGGACTCGGCCGCGCCTGGCGCAACGACGTTAAGAGCGTTTGATTTGGCGGAGCCCCCAAGCACCACGGCTCCCGCCAACAGCCAGGCACCGAGGACGTGGCCGATCCGACGCTCGCTTTGTTTGACCGCTTTCATAACCGCTGCCAGTAATGACGATCTACTCTACCATCCTATTCATAGCCCCGCTGTCAAGGGGCAGACAGCGATTGGCGCTCGCGCCTTGGCCGGTCGCGGGCCAATTTTCACCCGTGTTCTATTACTTAGGACGTGTCGCGCGATCTTGCATCCACGCAATATCCACGTTGTTGGGCTGCGGAAGCGGTGTGCTGCCATTGAAGATCACGCCGCCTTCCATGATTGGTTGTGTGGTGCGCCCATCGCGCCATTTCTTGATCTCGGAATGGCCATCGCAATAAGCAATGCCGCAAGCACCGCCATGGTAAGAACCCGGGATGTCCAGCCACTTGTGGGAGGCGGGGGCGTAGGGTGAGTAGCCGGACATATCCTGGATATAGTTGCCCCAGTTGATTGCGTCTTCGCGCTGGTCAATGAAAAGCGAGATCTTATCGGGCCCGGGTTTGCTGAGATGGCCGTATTTCAAGTATAGAAGGTATGCGGACATGTTCCCGGTGCTGATGGCCTTGCCGCCAAATCCGCCCACAAAGGCGTTCATCGCCACGCTGCGCAATCGCGGCCGGCGCGCCCCGCTCAACGTCACATACGACTTGTCCGCGGGACAGCGAAAGATGCCTGCGTTCTTGCCGCAATACGGCCACAGCGGGCTCTTCTCGAGGTCCACCCTCGGATCCCAATTGGAAGCGTTGCCGGGATTGAAATCCATCTTGCCGGTGCACCAGGTGAAATCCCACGAGGCGTCCCGCGTGCTGAGCGACCCGACATTGGCACTCGCGTAGAGCAGCTTGTCGTTATTGTCCTCGGTGTACATGCGCCAGGCCATGGCAAGCTGGCGCGTGTTATTCATGCACTGCACGCCCTGGGCCTTGAGCTTGGCGCG
Encoded here:
- a CDS encoding DNA replication/repair protein RecF — encoded protein: MHLAHLRLRDFRNYARMDVDFAPGFHLLLGDNAQGKTNVLEAIYLMATLRSFRGVGGAQMIRHGQKGYFAGGRIVGQGEHDVKMYWSSRERSLSLDSRPVRKLSDYLGVLRTVVFCTEDLLLVKGVARVRRRFMDLLSSQTHPAYLPLLQRYTRALRSRNALLKQPAPDPMALDSFSRELVKAGEEIIRLRRELVPKLSPLVRLAYRRISSAAEEPRLDYRPSVKQDFGVELAQSRRREGVYRSTLIGPHRDELELLLDDRPAAAFGSEGQKRTLAIALKLAQAEYLTGLHGSPPVLLIDDIMGELDTKRRAGFLPLLDRAEQSRGQVFMTATEASWPEGPGREVQRWRVRDGTLLKESK
- a CDS encoding prepilin-type N-terminal cleavage/methylation domain-containing protein, which translates into the protein MKAKPLCLPIRIHPRLSRGFTLIELLVVIAIIAILAALLLPALTRAKLKAQGVQCMNNTRQLAMAWRMYTEDNNDKLLYASANVGSLSTRDASWDFTWCTGKMDFNPGNASNWDPRVDLEKSPLWPYCGKNAGIFRCPADKSYVTLSGARRPRLRSVAMNAFVGGFGGKAISTGNMSAYLLYLKYGHLSKPGPDKISLFIDQREDAINWGNYIQDMSGYSPYAPASHKWLDIPGSYHGGACGIAYCDGHSEIKKWRDGRTTQPIMEGGVIFNGSTPLPQPNNVDIAWMQDRATRPK
- a CDS encoding uroporphyrinogen decarboxylase family protein, with protein sequence MMTSRERVLGALGRRAIDRVPRLLYEEVIGYTPPIERLLRERCAPQAPREYFGMDITGVTAEPTRLPRSRFTEWFGEAAAGSALESGQVDEWGVWWRTGTFHHFAQVESPLRGMVPIDRLREYPWPDLDQPYRFRGLRQRVADLHARGLAVAAFAGSVFEQAWYLRGLEDLMLDLASAPERAHYLFERTAALQQFAAEQFARAGVDIIITGDDVAGQQGLLMSIEMWRKFLKPRLAATARAVKRANPGAFVFYHSDGNIEQLIPELIEVGVDILNPIQPECMDPAAIKRRYGDRLSFWGTVSVQRTMPFGTPAEVRAEVRARIREVGHDGGLILAPAHVLGPETPWENIVAFFAAADEMCP
- a CDS encoding glycoside hydrolase, yielding MPFAKWGHGGGALLLLLGALFPGGLPARGGYYIQSTNSVARFDPATLEVALRSGNLREVVVSAAQTNLGRVANLIFDRDMNPSKARWSFPDRQISLSLAMEETRLSIHVLAAEPGEFTFPILPARAPASGWILPLSEGVYAPCGDTNWERFLTSQAVMNTTADLTMPFVGLEYRLAVASQPWPRTWTLTCILTNPFNNQLQFVRAPDNTLEARLTHQFTRNHPVKEYAVVFELGTNSLVEPARRYRQWLMEHDEFVSFSDKVRKTPEAGKLPGAAHVYLWGSEPLDPSDVADWKGLARALKDGDAASGPPPARRIWGLLKPEAKAMVSQILEAQWPDRYQKSQVIEALNRLLRQPQFGDVATWQAVALEPDIASLLKSDRSKLSRADLCRLNSHLLAAAFPGLLNRPDTWGNGTSPKMIQQLAAAGLDRLWLGSDDWGGFLDRPGTVSAAKQAGFLIGPYDSYHSIHRPNEPDTWETAQFDAALYATGAIVNADGTKRRGFKKKGYLLSPDAARPYVEKRVSGLMKAFHANSWFIDCDGFGEYFDDYSERHPATQLSDMQARKSRMAWIRDTYGAVIGTEGCSAGVAATVHFAHGVMTPVIGWGDPDLTNKQSKYYLGSYYPPDEPSVFFKPVPLKEEHRYIYFEPRFRLPLFETVFHDSVVATHNWSFASLKAQDEARTVELLELLYQVPPLYHLNVPEFQKRRGQIKRHYEFFSPLHRETAWLPLTGFEWLTPDAAVQRTVFGDKVEVVANFGRKEFEQTGVKVGGGCVVVKRRGSGESREYKAE
- a CDS encoding Gfo/Idh/MocA family oxidoreductase; translation: MATAKPLKLACIGCGARAQTYAALAARRPDRFEIVAGADPVPERVEKIRGISGRAEFRGFASAEALLAAGKLADLIIVATQDNDHYGHCTGALRLGYNVLLEKPISTRVEQVLEIERLARQMDRRVMVCFVLRFAAFYRKVKEIIDSGALGELASIQASEGVMPWHQAHSFVRGHWSVVGRSSPMILSKCCHDMDIVHWLAGRRCRRVASFGSLDYFRRERAPAGAPARCTDGCPAGDTCPYNALRYAGDMRAPWLAMVYDRAQEATADEVTAWLRTSPWGRCVYRCDNDAVDRQVLALEFEGGLTGTFTMTAFENGRHIEIYGTRGVLKGGETYRHQFGTHLVFIAHEGKAVRYTVQAEDGGYELHGGGDAGLVNALYDEMTRPPGAPLEAGLASTVHSHLIAFAAEQARVTGRTVDLDQFCRNQAGAPR